A genomic segment from Takifugu rubripes chromosome 20, fTakRub1.2, whole genome shotgun sequence encodes:
- the LOC115246453 gene encoding profilin-2-like isoform X1 — protein MSWQSYVDNLMADGSCQDAAIVGFTDAKYVWASFVGGTFANMTPEEIDVLTGKDRESFFTSGMTLGCKKCSVIRDSLQIDGDWTMDIRTKSQGGEPTYNVSVGKAGKALVFVMGKEGVHGGQLNKKAFQMAEYLRKSGY, from the exons ATGTCCTGGCAAAGCTACGTGGACAACCTGATGGCTGATGGCAGCTGCCAGGACGCGGCCATTGTTGGGTTTACGGACGCCAAATACGTCTGGGCATCGTTTGTCGGCGGTACCTTTGCCAACATGACG CCTGAAGAAATCGACGTGTTAACAGGGAAGGATCGGGAAAGTTTCTTCACCTCTGGAATGACCCTAGGCTGTAAAAAGTGCTCTGTCATCAGAGACAGCCTGCAGATCGACGGGGACTGGACGATGGACATACGGACAAAGAGTCAAGGAGGCGAGCCGACGTACAACGTTTCTGTGGGCAAAGCTGGGAAAG CATTGGTTTTTGTGATGGGGAAGGAAGGTGTCCACGGAGGGCAGCTCAACAAGAAAGCATTTCAGATGGCTGAGTACCTGAGGAAGTCTGGATATTAA
- the LOC115246453 gene encoding profilin-2-like isoform X2, producing MSWQSYVDNLMADGSCQDAAIVGFTDAKYVWASFVGGTFANMTPEEIDVLTGKDRESFFTSGMTLGCKKCSVIRDSLQIDGDWTMDIRTKSQGGEPTYNVSVGKAGKVLVLVMGKEGVHGGGLNKKAYSMAKYLRDSGF from the exons ATGTCCTGGCAAAGCTACGTGGACAACCTGATGGCTGATGGCAGCTGCCAGGACGCGGCCATTGTTGGGTTTACGGACGCCAAATACGTCTGGGCATCGTTTGTCGGCGGTACCTTTGCCAACATGACG CCTGAAGAAATCGACGTGTTAACAGGGAAGGATCGGGAAAGTTTCTTCACCTCTGGAATGACCCTAGGCTGTAAAAAGTGCTCTGTCATCAGAGACAGCCTGCAGATCGACGGGGACTGGACGATGGACATACGGACAAAGAGTCAAGGAGGCGAGCCGACGTACAACGTTTCTGTGGGCAAAGCTGGGAAAG TCTTGGTCTTGGTAATGGGCAAAGAAGGGGTCCATGGAGGCGGATTGAATAAGAAGGCATACTCGATGGCAAAATACTTGAGGGATTCGGGGTTTTAG